The following are encoded in a window of Sminthopsis crassicaudata isolate SCR6 chromosome 3, ASM4859323v1, whole genome shotgun sequence genomic DNA:
- the LOC141560086 gene encoding transient receptor potential cation channel subfamily V member 3-like isoform X2: MDLDESLDPEPGDLSSVLLQPLLPEASLAQCRNVSEVQEETSLECEVDSSSLHSPGRTETAQKPPAQGLDCPDSKAPDPDLWKPNKFRERFFSSIAAGDLEAVREQLQEILRRDLKLSGPTLREEVTGKTCLMKALLRSQDKSEKDVLDMVMLLLQHALGYEELPKLLNASYTDKFYCGQTALHIAIERGLKDVVQQLVELGADLQARATGLFFQPNPIKEDCFYFGEYPLSLAACTCQPDMVRFLMTQADSDLARAQDTFENTVLHALVLRARNHPGMVDMYDIVLELSEERRLKDGTASTSHLEKVRNLQGLTPLQLAAKEGQLELFQRILTRELPLGHPTPHLGRRFCEWTYGPISCSLYDLSEVDTTEPSSVLKTVVFYPDMEKASDLLEVEPLQSLLQAKWASFAGVLFAISTAWYLSYIGLFTALTAQRPGMEGSQESPGPAQSKSPWRILGQVYIFLSAVGMMVKTGLDINWMRPFRLGTFLLKSYFHVLCLFQAGLVLCSLGLSWVGAETVAVMQSMALVLGWFNLLYYSRGFKLTGIYTVVLQKMILHDVARFLLVYVVFLVGFASALSALSGACPGPDHCPYDSVGNASGSLFKLTLGLGDLSGPEHSSFPGFFLFVLIIYVILTSVLLLNMLIALMSQTATEVSSRDEKIWQVQRAITILDMERCLPMAWRQRLLRDKVLRDQKVGLTPSQEDDLRMCLRVNEEEWRKANVLARGQFMGIHEDPSVFPGMEKQK, translated from the exons ATGGACCTGGATGAGTCTCTGGACCCAGAACCTGGGGATCTCTCCTCTGTTCTCCTGCAACCTCTGCTCCCAGAGGCCAGTCTCGCCCA ATGCCGCAATGTTTCTGAGGTCCAGGAAGAAACATCCCTGGAGTGTGAGGTGGATTCCTCCAGCCTCCACAGCCCGGGCAG AACAGAGACAGCACAAAAGCCCCCAGCCCAGGGCCTCGACTGCCCGGATAGCAAGGCCCCTGACCCAGATCTGTGGAAACCGAACAA GTTCAGGGAGCGCTTCTTCAGCTCCATCGCTGCGGGGGATCTGGAGGCTGTGAGAGAGCAGCTGCAGGAGATTCTGCGGCGTGACCTGAAGCTCAGCGGCCCCACGCTCCGAG AGGAGGTCACGGGGAAGACGTGTCTGATGAAGGCTCTGCTGAGGTCTCAGGACAAGAGTGAGAAAGACGTGCTGGACATGGTCATGCTCCTGCTGCAGCATGCCCTTGGCTACGAGGAGCTGCCCAAGCTGCTCAACGCCTCCTACACTGACAAGTTCTACTGCG GACAGACAGCTCTGCACATCGCCATCGAGAGGGGCCTGAAGGATGTTGTCCAGCAGCTGGTGGAATTGGGGGCCGACCTTCAGGCCAGGGCCACGGGCTTGTTCTTCCAGCCCAACCCCATCAAGGAGGATTGCTTCTATTTTG GGGAATACCCGCTGTCCCTGGCGGCCTGCACCTGCCAGCCAGACATGGTGAGGTTCCTGATGACCCAGGCTGACTCTGACCTGGCGCGGGCCCAGGACACCTTCGAGAACACAGTGCTCCATGCTCTGGTGCTGAGGGCCCGGAACCATCCGGGGATGGTCGACATGTATGACATCGTGCTCGAGCTCAGTGAGGAGAGGCGGCTGAAGGACGGGACGGCCTCCACGAGCCATCTGGAGAAAGTCCGCAACCTCCAAGGCCTGACTCCGCTGCAGCTGGCAGCCAAGGAGGGCCAGCTCGAG CTGTTCCAACGCATCCTAACCCGAGAGCTGCCCCTGGGACACCCGACGCCCCACCTCGGCAGAAGGTTCTGTGAGTGGACCTACGGGCCCATAAGCTGTTCCCTGTACGACCTGAGCGAAGTGGACACCACGGAGCCCAGTTCTGTCCTCAAGACGGTCGTGTTCTACCCCGACATGGAG AAAGCCTCTGATCTGCTGGAGGTAGAGCCCCTGCAGAGTCTGCTACAAGCCAAATGGGCCTCCTTTGCGGGCGTCCTGTTTGCCATCAGCACCGCCTGGTACCTCAGCTACATCGGGCTTTTCACGGCGCTCACGGCCCAGCGGCCGGGGATGGAGGGCAGCCAG GAGTCTCCTGGCCCAGCCCAGAGCAAAAGCCCCTGGAGGATCTTGGGGCAGGTGTACATCTTCCTGTCGGCCGTGGGAATGATGGTGAAGACG GGACTGGACATCAACTGGATGAGACCTTTCCGGCTCGGGACCTTTCTGCTGAAAAGCTACTTCCACGTCCTCTG TCTCTTCCAGGCCGGGCTGGTGCTCTGCTCTCTGGGGCTGTCCTGGGTCGGGGCGGAGACTGTGGCGGTGATGCAGAGCATGGCTCTGGTGCTGGGCTGGTTCAATCTGCTCTACTACTCTCGGGGCTTCAAGCTCACCGGCATTTACACGGTGGTCCTGCAGAAG ATGATTCTCCATGATGTGGCCAGGTTCCTATTAGTGTATGTGGTTTTCCTCGTGGGTTTTGCTTCTG CCCTCTCAGCCCTGTCCGGCGCGTGTCCGGGGCCCGACCACTGTCCCTACGATTCCGTGGGGAATGCTTCGGGGTCTCTCTTCAAGCTGACCCTTGGGCTCGGGGACCTGTCGGGCCCGGAGCACTCCAGCTTTCCAGGCTTCTTCCTCTTCGTCCTCATCATCTACGTGATTCTCACCTCCGTGCTCCTCCTCAACATGCTGATCGCCCTCATGAGCCAGACTGCCACTGAGGTGTCTTCCAGGGACGAGAAAATCTGGCAAGTGCAG AGAGCCATCACTATCTTGGACATGGAGAGGTGTCTGCCGATGGCCTGGCGCCAGAGGCTCCTGAGGGACAAGGTTCTCCGGGACCAGAAGGTGGGGCTGACCCCGAGCCAGGAAGACGACCTGAGGATGTGCTTACG CGTGAATGAAGAAGAGTGGAGAAAGGCAAACGTGCTTGCGAGGGGACAGTTCATGGGCATCCATGAGGACCCCAGTGTCTTTCCAG gtatggaaaaacaaaagtga
- the LOC141560086 gene encoding transient receptor potential cation channel subfamily V member 3-like isoform X1, translating to MDLDESLDPEPGDLSSVLLQPLLPEASLAQCRNVSEVQEETSLECEVDSSSLHSPGRKKNGSFIAPRTLPLQMDTRTETAQKPPAQGLDCPDSKAPDPDLWKPNKFRERFFSSIAAGDLEAVREQLQEILRRDLKLSGPTLREEVTGKTCLMKALLRSQDKSEKDVLDMVMLLLQHALGYEELPKLLNASYTDKFYCGQTALHIAIERGLKDVVQQLVELGADLQARATGLFFQPNPIKEDCFYFGEYPLSLAACTCQPDMVRFLMTQADSDLARAQDTFENTVLHALVLRARNHPGMVDMYDIVLELSEERRLKDGTASTSHLEKVRNLQGLTPLQLAAKEGQLELFQRILTRELPLGHPTPHLGRRFCEWTYGPISCSLYDLSEVDTTEPSSVLKTVVFYPDMEKASDLLEVEPLQSLLQAKWASFAGVLFAISTAWYLSYIGLFTALTAQRPGMEGSQESPGPAQSKSPWRILGQVYIFLSAVGMMVKTGLDINWMRPFRLGTFLLKSYFHVLCLFQAGLVLCSLGLSWVGAETVAVMQSMALVLGWFNLLYYSRGFKLTGIYTVVLQKMILHDVARFLLVYVVFLVGFASALSALSGACPGPDHCPYDSVGNASGSLFKLTLGLGDLSGPEHSSFPGFFLFVLIIYVILTSVLLLNMLIALMSQTATEVSSRDEKIWQVQRAITILDMERCLPMAWRQRLLRDKVLRDQKVGLTPSQEDDLRMCLRVNEEEWRKANVLARGQFMGIHEDPSVFPGMEKQK from the exons ATGGACCTGGATGAGTCTCTGGACCCAGAACCTGGGGATCTCTCCTCTGTTCTCCTGCAACCTCTGCTCCCAGAGGCCAGTCTCGCCCA ATGCCGCAATGTTTCTGAGGTCCAGGAAGAAACATCCCTGGAGTGTGAGGTGGATTCCTCCAGCCTCCACAGCCCGGGCAG aaagaaaaatggcTCTTTTATAGCTCCAAGAACTTTGCCATTACAGATGGACACCAG AACAGAGACAGCACAAAAGCCCCCAGCCCAGGGCCTCGACTGCCCGGATAGCAAGGCCCCTGACCCAGATCTGTGGAAACCGAACAA GTTCAGGGAGCGCTTCTTCAGCTCCATCGCTGCGGGGGATCTGGAGGCTGTGAGAGAGCAGCTGCAGGAGATTCTGCGGCGTGACCTGAAGCTCAGCGGCCCCACGCTCCGAG AGGAGGTCACGGGGAAGACGTGTCTGATGAAGGCTCTGCTGAGGTCTCAGGACAAGAGTGAGAAAGACGTGCTGGACATGGTCATGCTCCTGCTGCAGCATGCCCTTGGCTACGAGGAGCTGCCCAAGCTGCTCAACGCCTCCTACACTGACAAGTTCTACTGCG GACAGACAGCTCTGCACATCGCCATCGAGAGGGGCCTGAAGGATGTTGTCCAGCAGCTGGTGGAATTGGGGGCCGACCTTCAGGCCAGGGCCACGGGCTTGTTCTTCCAGCCCAACCCCATCAAGGAGGATTGCTTCTATTTTG GGGAATACCCGCTGTCCCTGGCGGCCTGCACCTGCCAGCCAGACATGGTGAGGTTCCTGATGACCCAGGCTGACTCTGACCTGGCGCGGGCCCAGGACACCTTCGAGAACACAGTGCTCCATGCTCTGGTGCTGAGGGCCCGGAACCATCCGGGGATGGTCGACATGTATGACATCGTGCTCGAGCTCAGTGAGGAGAGGCGGCTGAAGGACGGGACGGCCTCCACGAGCCATCTGGAGAAAGTCCGCAACCTCCAAGGCCTGACTCCGCTGCAGCTGGCAGCCAAGGAGGGCCAGCTCGAG CTGTTCCAACGCATCCTAACCCGAGAGCTGCCCCTGGGACACCCGACGCCCCACCTCGGCAGAAGGTTCTGTGAGTGGACCTACGGGCCCATAAGCTGTTCCCTGTACGACCTGAGCGAAGTGGACACCACGGAGCCCAGTTCTGTCCTCAAGACGGTCGTGTTCTACCCCGACATGGAG AAAGCCTCTGATCTGCTGGAGGTAGAGCCCCTGCAGAGTCTGCTACAAGCCAAATGGGCCTCCTTTGCGGGCGTCCTGTTTGCCATCAGCACCGCCTGGTACCTCAGCTACATCGGGCTTTTCACGGCGCTCACGGCCCAGCGGCCGGGGATGGAGGGCAGCCAG GAGTCTCCTGGCCCAGCCCAGAGCAAAAGCCCCTGGAGGATCTTGGGGCAGGTGTACATCTTCCTGTCGGCCGTGGGAATGATGGTGAAGACG GGACTGGACATCAACTGGATGAGACCTTTCCGGCTCGGGACCTTTCTGCTGAAAAGCTACTTCCACGTCCTCTG TCTCTTCCAGGCCGGGCTGGTGCTCTGCTCTCTGGGGCTGTCCTGGGTCGGGGCGGAGACTGTGGCGGTGATGCAGAGCATGGCTCTGGTGCTGGGCTGGTTCAATCTGCTCTACTACTCTCGGGGCTTCAAGCTCACCGGCATTTACACGGTGGTCCTGCAGAAG ATGATTCTCCATGATGTGGCCAGGTTCCTATTAGTGTATGTGGTTTTCCTCGTGGGTTTTGCTTCTG CCCTCTCAGCCCTGTCCGGCGCGTGTCCGGGGCCCGACCACTGTCCCTACGATTCCGTGGGGAATGCTTCGGGGTCTCTCTTCAAGCTGACCCTTGGGCTCGGGGACCTGTCGGGCCCGGAGCACTCCAGCTTTCCAGGCTTCTTCCTCTTCGTCCTCATCATCTACGTGATTCTCACCTCCGTGCTCCTCCTCAACATGCTGATCGCCCTCATGAGCCAGACTGCCACTGAGGTGTCTTCCAGGGACGAGAAAATCTGGCAAGTGCAG AGAGCCATCACTATCTTGGACATGGAGAGGTGTCTGCCGATGGCCTGGCGCCAGAGGCTCCTGAGGGACAAGGTTCTCCGGGACCAGAAGGTGGGGCTGACCCCGAGCCAGGAAGACGACCTGAGGATGTGCTTACG CGTGAATGAAGAAGAGTGGAGAAAGGCAAACGTGCTTGCGAGGGGACAGTTCATGGGCATCCATGAGGACCCCAGTGTCTTTCCAG gtatggaaaaacaaaagtga